From Rutidosis leptorrhynchoides isolate AG116_Rl617_1_P2 chromosome 3, CSIRO_AGI_Rlap_v1, whole genome shotgun sequence, a single genomic window includes:
- the LOC139900943 gene encoding uncharacterized protein, whose amino-acid sequence MPLEIVKDVCRSHRRPVTFNVGDRVYLKVSPWKGVIRFGKREKLALRCIGPFPISCILNDQTVVLDLPSELADIHNTFNVSYLRKCKVNDGTQIVPLGDLKVDLSKKLVEELLCIVDRKVTKLRKKKIPMVLIKGKHSLGSNLTWETGELMKTRYPCLFDQDQISRTESL is encoded by the coding sequence ATGCCGTTAGAAATAGTAAAAGATGTATGCAGATCCCATAGACGTCCAGTAACTTTTAACGTGGGAGACCGAGTGTACttaaaggtttctccatggaaaggagtTATCAGATTTGGTAAGCGTGAAAAGCTTGCACTAAGATGCATTGGGCCGTTCCCGATCAGTTGCATATTGAACGACCAGACAGTTGTGTTAGATCTTCCTTCCGAGTTAGCAGATATTCATAATACTTTCAACGTGAGCTATCTGCGTAAGTGTAAAGTCAATGATGGGACTCAGATAGTACCGTTAGGGGATTTGAAGGTTGACTTGAGTAAGAAATTGGTTGAGGAACTGCTTTGTATAGTTGATCGTAAAGTCACCAAGTTGAGAAAGAAAAAGATTCCAATGGTGTTGATTAAGGggaaacacagtttgggatctAACCTTACGTGGGAAACTGGGGAATTAATGAAGACTCGTTACCCTTGTCTATTTGACCAAGatcagatttcgaggacggaatctctttaa
- the LOC139900944 gene encoding uncharacterized protein — MKKSFTSVAHPQANGQCEVTKRYIVRGIKARLGLYGKEWVDELPILLWAHLTTRKKTTGETPFILVYGMEAVIPAKLLVPTKHISTFDESSNGEDLRANLDLLEEHREIAYIREAINKQTISKYYEKCIKPMLFKI; from the coding sequence ATGAAGAAATCTTTTACTTCAGTTGCGCACCCACAGGCGAATGGACAGTGTGAAGTAACTAAACGATATATTGTTAGGGGCATAAAGGCACGCTTGGGCTTGTATGGCAAAGAATGGGTGGATGAACTCCCAATTCTTTTGTGGGCTCACCTCACCACTCGTAAGAAGACCACGGGTGAGACGCCATTCATTCTGGTTTATGGAATGGAGGCTGTAATCCCCGCTAAATTGTTGGTCCCCACAAAGCACATAAGCACTTTTGATGAATCGAGCAATGGTGAAGACTTGCGCGCTAATCTGGATTTACTAGAAGAGCACAGAGAAATAGCTTACATACGCGAAGCAATCAACAAGCAAACAATCTCCAAGTATTATGAAAAATGCATCAAGCCTATGTTATTCAAGATATGA